The window CGCTCCAAGTCTCGATAATGATCGATTACATCGAGTATTCAGAATCGTACGTATGAAGATCTACAATATAATCAAAGCAGTCttataatttaatcaaattcataaataaatatttaaaattaaactaattataatattatattgtgttattatactttttagtaaattgtaaaaattattttttgtagtaCATTTTTTGCTATACTGTAATAATTTTGGAAATAAACTGacattaatttcattgtcAAAAGgagtatttcatatttttgtaatttttctataggataaatcaattattattaaatatatatatatatatatatatatatatatatatatatatatatctgttgcATACAGAAAAGAGATTATTTTTGCAACTTGTAAGCATATATGAACATGTAGTTCGAAGGATTAAAAATTCTCTTCATAGAAATTATCTTAATATCATATTTCGTTAATGGAGATAACAATATGTGTTatatgcaaaaataaaaagaaacaaaactaGATTTTAGGTTGTAGGTTTGACGGGTTCAAGTAAAATCGAGCAACTCCTCGATCGACTAGCGCGATAAGAACTGAGCATGCGTGCAGTTATCTCACTATCGGCTTAAGAGATACTAAGAACCCTATTTAAATGTTATCAAAcgaagattaaatatatagagaGTAAAGTAATCACTTATCTTCAaaaatggatattattataattataatagaaattaaagaaaacatATGATAAGGTAAGCTGCATATTTGTCAAGGaatttatacattaattaCTAATTTACTTGCTaacgtaattatttaatataatattatatataatgaaaagttttaagataaatctatattatataatataacaagattaattgACAGAAAAATGCAAACTtccttaattataatttctttctgaAAAGATGgtgtttaaaaaatatcaaaaagaaaaaggcgaaggagaaagaaaacgccAGTTACACTCCTGGTCATGACGCGGTCAGTGATGCCGTAGCCAAGGCGACCACAGCAGCAGACAACCGACACTCCAACCATCAGACaacaaatatacaaattttgtCGGAGTGTGTTACTCCgattttttctcctctttggTGCCTTCACCGTCTGTGCAGTTCTGTGGAACGACAGGTACGGTTTTCCTTCCTCGCAAAAAAACCATTTCGAATACGCAATAGGATACGTTCGGTCGCGCAAGTGCGTCCGGGCGTTGTGGTTGAAAGTTCACGCCATTCATGAAGACAGGTGagcaaaatgaaagataaagtcGGTGCTCTATGCTTCCTGTTCTTCTAAAcacaatattttcaaatcgtcATATAATATTTCGCAGTTTCTGTAAATGCCGACAAAACATGCTTTTGCGGATTTACGTTTGTACTCGTCTTGTCGATTACAAGACTTAAATCTTAATATttctgaaattttatttattatctaatataaatttatttatgtataacagtataaatattaaaaagacttaatataaataattttttttaatgaattgtatatgtaaaattaaaatgtaatacaTTACCATATTACATTATgacctttttttaatataagattaaagaaaatctatcttcttttttgctaTTAATcctagaaattattatattggtatagataaattcaaagaaaaattgttttattacatTCTCTTACAACTTATGCAttagtaaatttattatatacttttgtagataaaaaatttgaagatGTTCTAATTAAAAAGGGATCACTAATCATACCATTAAATTCattggaatataaaatatagttatattatttgagaactcttaataatactttttcacAATAGAATGCAATACATGAATGATATAGGTTTCATTAATCTATAGttaataaagtaattttacttttaataaaacattgattaacaaaaaaaatatgttattatattatttaactaATAGAAAAGTTTATAATGTTTCATTGAAAAACTTTTTTGCATATAAGAtgtatttaatatctattactTTTAATCTATGTTGGAATAAGCGAAGAATGAAATCTATCAGGATAATGCTCCCTAATTATTTCCATGATGTAAATTTTTCCTCTGATAGATTCAATACCTTTCACATAGATCGTCTGTTCAGTCACGCGTACAGTGCATTTTATTTCCACTCCCTCTATTTTCTTCCCCTTGATACTTTGTGTTTGGTACCTGCTCCCCCAACAGGTACGCGTTACCGATACATTTTACCGTGTGCAcgttataatagaaatgacgTGTCCTGTTCATATTGCAAGCTTTTCAAGGCTTCCCTTTGATCTTAGGATTATCGGGGATACACacataaaaaaacgaaagatattGCGAATGATTGTTATATCGCATAGGTTAGAATGATGAATTCGTGTATGGTTGTCTCTATTAAACATTCTCCCTATATAAAAGGTATCTTTcattacatatacacatgcgtatttatttatgatattaatgatgaaGGAGCATaagtttatatttacatttaatatattgtttatcGTGTTGTTGTCATATTTTCAACATTTCTGGACTTTTAACGAACAGTTAAATTATAAACTCTTTCAAATCATATGAACAAGTTTTTAAATGCCAACAATATGcctaatatcttttaaattatttattaatttttttaatgtgcattattctttagaaaatttatattacactATGAATGACTCAAATGGAATATTACAAGTATAAAGTTAAATACTGTTTTTTGTATATTGTTACCATATAATTAGAATTGATATGAAAGAGTGGTAGATCATTTTAAACGTTTTTGTATCAAgtaaattagatattattgaCATTTAAAAGGGAACATATGTATGTTGATATCATAGATTCATCTCTTCAGAAGCAGGGAGGTGGTGGTGATACGGTGGGTGCAGAGGGAAGTCTAGCATCAATTGCCATGACTACAACAGGAGCCCAGTATGCCCTCACAGCATCCACCGGAGCTAATGGCAGTGGGGGTAGCTCTACTACAGTGGGGGTGGAGCCTAAATCAAGCGTTGTTGTTGTGACTACTTCCAGTTCCAGTGGTGGTGCTAATGTAGCTCAAACTCAATCTACCAGAGGCCAACAGCTTATCACTGTAGTTACCAGTCCTGATCCTTCAAGTCCAAGTAATTTACAGCCCATAcaggtatataatatatctttattattctatattaccACAAATCataagtattaattataacttcctacttttaaaaaatgaaaaatcattatGTTTGATAGAAAACATGTTtacaaagtaaaatattagtaataattattttaacattggATAATAATACTTCATATACTTGAATTGTATCAATTGTTAATGATAATGTGTCGTTTTCAAAACATTTTGATTCCTATATccaaataaatctaataaataaaaccaGGTGGTCTTGAGAACATGCAtactataaataatactttagtTGTTGGTTCAGGATCCACTTGAAACAGCTGCAGATTCTTCCAATGGCTCAACAGGTACCTCAGCACATGTTACAGCACAAGTAGTGGTCAATACTACTCATTCTGGTCAGCATACATTTGTTGATAGTGACACTGCATCTACATCTGCTGGCACTATTGTCAGTGGTTCTCCTCATTATATAACAGTTACAGGTACTTATAGGATACAATACCTTTCATTTAGCATGTGTTATAATTTAAGAGCAGATTgacattccttttttatatttttgatatataatcttataaaTTGATTTGGTATTGCTACTATTTGGTACCATCAGAGAAAAATCTACAATAtggatataatttaattatgtcatagagatttaatgaatttaaatgtATAACAAAGGATTGGTCATAATAATGCATGCTAAAAAGTAGATGgattaatttgaaaagatataGAATTTGAGTAGACATTTGGCCCTTTCCATGCTGCTGAAAAACATGCCTTCTGTTCTACTCTGACCACATTAGACACCAGTGATTCACCATCCTACGCATCCCTCACAACGACAGTAGGTGAGGGCAGATATAATCACCATGCCTTTTACCCTggtttacaatatttttatactaataaataatatattgttttgaAGTTTTTgattcatttgtttatttttgcaAATAGGTTTcacttaatattatatatagtaagaATTACATGGTgctataatgattattttatatatatataaatatatatatatatatatatatatatatatatatatataatgtatatatgtatatatttaatatatacatatattctacAAATCTATACAGAAACGCTATACTTAGTAGTAATAGGAAACTAACTAGATTGTTCTTACAATGTAAAAATGGTATTTGTTTCAGTATCTGGGGAAGCAGAAGCAGTGGGGTCCGAATCAGTGTCCCATCCAACCTATGTTCAATATGTTGAGGGGGATGGTTCTACGTATATACCGGCGAATAGTCAGatgtaataattgaaatatattttcatagttGCTTTACGCTTgcgtgatattttattttgttatatttttataggacATATCCAGTATATGCCGTAGGAGAGGCTGGTGCAATGTATACACCTGCCTCAAGTCAATATTATACTCCAGCCTCAACACCAGTAACATATGCACaggttaatattttattatatttccttttttagaaatttatttattaagtattaagaatatttaaaaaaaaattatatatttaggtCACAGCACAAGGATCAAATACTACTACTGGACAATTATTATCTCAAGGCAATGGCACTTACTTAATCCAGCAAAGTGTTGTAGATGGTGATCCAACAACACATACACTCATATCTGCTGCAGCTGCTGCTGCTCGAGCTAGTCCACAAACTGAAAATGCggtaagatttttattattgcatgtcaatatttatctttttgaattgcttttattttttcttgttaactAAGTAAATTTTACGAAATTCTGAATGATTATTGCTACTTAAAAAATGTCTGTATCATATTTTTAGAAGCATGTGGATCTATACTCTGCATGATTGCAGGgtccaaataatattttataaaaatcaacaAGTACTCATTGATTAGACATTTGatacaaaatatatctttttataattgattttatcataaatatatacctattgcacaagtattgttaataattttaaaaataaacatatagtAAGATgagtcatttttaaatatttgttatcaaAAAAATGTTATCTAACATTgtagtataaatattataccttTAAATATGTTCACATATTTGATTTATGAAAAGTATAGAattttagataaaattaatacagtTCAGGATAAAATGATAGCCTACTCAATATTTTTGTCAATTTCtaaatacatatgcatacatatgttcATTTTGTATTGTATatcattatgtattatatatctcaTTATACGTAAACATACCAAAGGTCACttttatgaaaagaaatgtaaacaaAAGCTAAAATCGATGGGACAATATGATAGCACATTTGAGACATTTTCTATTATGTTCAGATCTGGAAACCTATAAAGCCAATCTTGTTGGAAAATCCAATTCTTTTTCGCAATTCGAGCAGCATATTTTGTAATTGTCTATCCATTAGATTTATGTATTTCTGACTGTTCATCTGACCCGAAATGAAGACTTTCCGTGGTATTCAATTTCAGCCTATACTGTTACACTCCGTTTTCACATTTCCCAACGATTTAAAATGCATTGATCTTTCCttagatcataataatatgagTGCCAACTCATTTGGCCAAATTGAACTTTTTTCATCATTGAAGATTACTTTTCTCCAATGTTTCTTCCAGTGGATATGCATGTTTGCAAATTCCAAATACTTCTCTCTATGCTGGGATATTAAAGGAAGgcgatttttcaattttctataCTTCAAATGGTTGCACTATTGTAAAGCACGTTACACGTTCTTTTTCGTAGTCACAAAACCTGATTTTCTAGCAATTTTCATTGCTGTTCTCTTGCAATTAGAAGTTACTCGCAAAATGACTCACCTTTCACGTATTATTAACGCTCGTGGTCGACAAGTtgacttcttctttctataattttctgaatttttcaataagtCGTATATTTTACGATTTCTATTAAGAAGTTGTGcaattttagatataaaatatttgtattagattaaaataatgtaataattctGTCTCTTCTTCTCACTTTTATGTAATGCTTTTCTTCTAcccattttttattaaattaaagtaAACACTACTTAGGAATCTTTTACTATCTTAGACAGCTCAGGAACAATTGAAGAAGAATTTGAAATTCACAAATGTCTCAAATGTGTTATCATATTGTCCCATCGATTTTAGCTTTTGTTTACATTTCTTTCCATAGAAGTGACCTTTGGTATGTTTACGTACaatgagatatataatatataatatatgcaaaatatacatatgtatacatgtgtatTCAGGaatcaacaaaaatattaagctATAATTTTATCCTGgactatatatctattaatttggGCATTTATCAAGCAATCAGAATGTTGGGTTGTTTGATAGGAGGCTGTGGTTAGCGGGGGTGGCGGGGCATACTTGATCACTGGTAATTCAGGAAGTGCTGCTGTTACCGTGGAAGAAGCAGCAGCTGCAGCAGCAAATATGACGCATGCCACTAGGGTCTCCCAAGCCACAGTAAGCTCTATTGATCCCTAATTCTTAGCTTTCTTATGTATAATGATGTTATGTCAAGCATGTATTTGCTATTGCTGTATAAAGGGTGCTTTTGCTTCAtactaataattttacattttttattgtacTATTAAAAAGTCAAATAAACTTTAGATTAtttgcatttttatataatgtatcgTTGTTTTCTATTGTCAtagatttgaatatttttgtaGCTTTCAAATGTACTGTACatgtattctttatattttatatattaaatatttacaaataacaGGTACATTGGTTGTTGGAGAATTATGAAACTGCAGATGGTGTCTCTCTTCCAAGGTCTAcactttataatcattacttACGCCATTGTTCTGAAAACAAACTAGATCCAGTAAATGCTGCAAGTTTTGGAAAACTGATAAGATCTGTGTTCTTGGGCTTAAGAACAAGACGGTTAGGTACACGGTgaggaatatttgaaaaatatctttgttttatgaataacataaatatatgtattgtaatataacatttttttatgaatattcttAGAGGGAACTCTAAATATCACTACTACGGAATTCGTGTTAAACCTAGCTCTCCTTTGGTCATGCTGAATGAAGATGGTACATCCCGTCAACAACAAACTACAAATTCTCAAACTAAACgatttaaatttgtaaatcAGAAGCCAGATCAAGCATATGAAAGCAATACACATTCAAATACAAACATTTCTTCTAATACCTCTCCACCACAATATCATCAGTATCTTGGTGAAGCAAGTGGTGCAATACCTGAATTTCCAGAAATACTTGTTGGACATGGTTCCTCTTTACCTGAAGACTGTACATTGGAAGATATAGATACTTTTCGTAGCATATACAGAGAACATTGTGAGGCATTTTTAGATGCTGTTCTAAATTTTGAATTTGCAACTGTTGAAAGTCTTTGGAGAGAATTTTGGCGTAGtcaggataataataatggtgatgaatgtgaagaagaaaaatatttatcaaagtaagtaaacataattttaaagaaaacatcaaatgaaatataataaaaaaattatataatataataaaaaaaaatataatataataaaaaaaataattcataatatatctatacaatTCATCGAAATATCTGTACAATAACAAACTCTCTTACTTTACAGGAccaaattatatcaaatatgtaAATGCTCTGAAGTCCAAGATTTTATCAGGAAAGTagattatacattttatcaaAACTTAGTGGAAGTACTAATGCCAAATGTACTAAGACCAATACCAAGTATGTTACataaaacgttttttttcctattatatttatgattatgtttattatttcatattaacaattattttattttatgaaggTTCACTAACGCAGTCTATTCGAAATTTTGCAAAAGGATTAGAATCATGGTTAATTTCTGCCATGGCTGATTGTCCTGAAGAAATGACCCAAATTAaggtattacaaaagatactaatatttattattattttcttcttaatttttttaaaaattatccaATGAacacaattaatatataacttataaatcattaaaataagtaATTTTTCAGTTAACAGCTGTCTCTGCTTTTGCTCAAACATTAAGGCGATATACATCATTGAACCATCTTGCTCAAGCTGCACGAGCAGTACTCCAAAATTCTAGtcaaataaatcaaatgtTGGCTGATCTTAATCGAGTTGATTTTCATAATGTACAGGAACAGGTAAATATTGtgtattatgtaatattttttattttataatactttctatatctttattattttaagaatattaaatatttttttttaatcaggcATCTTGGGTATGTCAATGTGATTATGGTATGGTGCAACGTTTGGAGGCAGATTTTAAAGTGACACTACAACAGCAAAATTCATTAGAAGATTGGGCTATTTGGCTAAAAAGTGTTGTAACGCAAGTACTCAAACCTTTTGAAGAAAAACCTACTTTTGCTAAAGCTGCACGTCAGTTTTTACTCAAATGGTCTTTCTATAGCTCAATGGTTATTCGTGATCTCACTCTTAGAAGCGCTGCCAGCTTTGGttcttttcatcttattaGGTTGTTATATGAtgaatatatgttttatttaattgaacatCAAGTTGCTATAGCTACTGGAACAACACCTATTGCAGTAATGGGAGATGTAAGTgtaaagaataacaaaaaggaaagctaatagatttataaatactcaatattatttctcttgaaATAAATGGGATTAAATTTATTGCAGAAAAGTCAGAATTGtccaataattaataattttggagCAACATCTAATGGCGGtaagttttaatatatttgattattttttgaaattttatgagtataattatataaacttttggataattataatttctttcagaTACATCTAATACAAGTCAACCTAAACGTATTAAGTTGAGCTAACTGCGTGCCTACGCTCTTAAGTTCGTGagtaaaaagatagaagataaaaagagattatatttgaaatcatGGCGTGCAATTTTAGTTAAAATAAACGTCATAATCTTATAATCtcataaaagataaagattttgAAGTATTTAGCACGAAAGCATGCAGGCCTATTAAGACACACTAGTCCcgcgaattattttatataagaataaatcataatttaacAGAATGTCAGACAACTAAGATTTTtgcataatattcatattgtaTACTATTtaagtaaatttattaacaataagtgaTATAGGAATACACATAatgtaaagaaataatgagaaaCAAAATCTTgtcttatataattataatgacaagtttaatttattattaaaggaaaATGTTTAGTTTGTTAATTTACAAAATCTAGTCGAAACACTAAATGAATGGGACCATGAATTTATCATGTCCTTTTAGCATACGCAAAACTTGTTCGATCcagttttctttaaaaaatatgaacatACAATGtgtgaagtaaaaaaatagcTTATGATAGAAGAAGctatatatgttttatgaaaatatatataagaagctatatatattttcatattcattCATATTCATGAATATTTTGAGGCAAAGAATAAGTCTGgcttatgaataatatatcagatcttgaaaatcaataatttttgaataacTGACATGATCtgttatattgaaaaatgtttaatcatTGAGTACGCGATCGCGCTCTTCGCATTTTTAGTATAACAGCAGAGAAACGTTGTCAGCACTCAAATGATTGGTTAAAACAAGttgcttttaatttatttttattcaaagaaaACTGAATCAATCAAGTTCAATTAGGTAAACTTCAAGCTATGAAAGGAAAGTGCATGGAAATAAAAGATGGTGGAAAAGTAGATTGTTACATGAATGAAGTTCTCTGTGCACAGTTTTTTGAATAATCTTCTATGATTCACGAAATCCGCCCTGTCGATGGTGTTGTCAAAATATTCCTACAGGAAGAGAAGTAAATTAGATAATTAAGATagtataaacatacatacatgttttAGATATGTCCTAATatgcatattttttaatgcGATTTATTAATTGTACATCGAGCATCACGATTTTGTTGAAAGATATCTATTAAAACCCATTCACATTCTCTTGGTATATTTAAACGAATAGTACAAAATGCTGATAAGTGTAGATGAAACAGAGCAACGCGATCGTTTTAATTTACTAAAAGAATAGAATGTGGTATcaaatctatatgtatatatattttatatatatatagatttggGTCctatccaatatatatatatacatatatatatatcaataacttGGCTTGTAAGAAGTACATGTCTGTTGAACTATGGATAACTACAAAGTGTAATGAATAGGCACTATTGGTGTCTTCAAGCATTCTatgcatttaaattatttgaaattataattaagataaatgtCAGTAAATATATGTTTTGTATTTGTCGACACACAAGTGTCTTTTTGCtgtataatagaataataggtATAAGTGAGTATTTTGAAATTGATGTTATATTTTGCTTGTTTACGTATTATTTTGAAGAGATAAATTAAGATAAATGAACAATtccaaatattttatgtatgtagtatgatttttattttcatcaaatAAGAAGTATAGATACTGCTTTCATATACTGCTTTTCAAGATCgtgtttgttattataaatgacaTATTGACTTAGCATATACATACAAGAGGGTATATAAGTACAAAAATAATGCTTACTATTTATTAAGTAatcaacattattattcgtaaagtgcttgaaaattttaaatatgattggtttttaaattaatagatctttgtttttatacagctttgcattaataatattttatccttttttaagtaaatttaattctatttcaattattataatataacaagaaattaCACAATTTCTTCAGTActatgttaatttttttttttttttaatttcgaaactcaatatatcttattttagtTAGCAACATTGCCttaatttacaataaatttttgCATATGTATCTTTTCCAAATTATTTAATGAgtatcgaaaattatataaaagaaaaaataatcagtatataaatataattggtattattcatgtttataacaaaagttaaaaagctattattttaatgatttgttttattacattcctttttattacgatatttttttatttggccTTATACTCAaagttcataaatattttaaataaattaagtgA is drawn from Vespa crabro chromosome 19, iyVesCrab1.2, whole genome shotgun sequence and contains these coding sequences:
- the LOC124430664 gene encoding DNA-binding protein RFX2 isoform X2, whose protein sequence is MIRWCLKNIKKKKAKEKENASYTPGHDAVSDAVAKATTAADNRHSNHQTTNIQILSECVTPIFSPLWCLHRLCSSVERQKQGGGGDTVGAEGSLASIAMTTTGAQYALTASTGANGSGGSSTTVGVEPKSSVVVVTTSSSSGGANVAQTQSTRGQQLITVVTSPDPSSPSNLQPIQDPLETAADSSNGSTGTSAHVTAQVVVNTTHSGQHTFVDSDTASTSAGTIVSGSPHYITVTDTSDSPSYASLTTTVVSGEAEAVGSESVSHPTYVQYVEGDGSTYIPANSQMTYPVYAVGEAGAMYTPASSQYYTPASTPVTYAQVTAQGSNTTTGQLLSQGNGTYLIQQSVVDGDPTTHTLISAAAAAARASPQTENAEAVVSGGGGAYLITGNSGSAAVTVEEAAAAAANMTHATRVSQATVHWLLENYETADGVSLPRSTLYNHYLRHCSENKLDPVNAASFGKLIRSVFLGLRTRRLGTRGNSKYHYYGIRVKPSSPLVMLNEDGTSRQQQTTNSQTKRFKFVNQKPDQAYESNTHSNTNISSNTSPPQYHQYLGEASGAIPEFPEILVGHGSSLPEDCTLEDIDTFRSIYREHCEAFLDAVLNFEFATVESLWREFWRSQDNNNGDECEEEKYLSKTKLYQICKCSEVQDFIRKVDYTFYQNLVEVLMPNVLRPIPSSLTQSIRNFAKGLESWLISAMADCPEEMTQIKLTAVSAFAQTLRRYTSLNHLAQAARAVLQNSSQINQMLADLNRVDFHNVQEQASWVCQCDYGMVQRLEADFKVTLQQQNSLEDWAIWLKSVVTQVLKPFEEKPTFAKAARQFLLKWSFYSSMVIRDLTLRSAASFGSFHLIRLLYDEYMFYLIEHQVAIATGTTPIAVMGDKSQNCPIINNFGATSNGDTSNTSQPKRIKLS
- the LOC124430664 gene encoding DNA-binding protein RFX2 isoform X3 — its product is MIRWCLKNIKKKKAKEKENASYTPGHDAVSDAVAKATTAADNRHSNHQTTNIQILSECVTPIFSPLWCLHRLCSSVERQKQGGGGDTVGAEGSLASIAMTTTGAQYALTASTGANGSGGSSTTVGVEPKSSVVVVTTSSSSGGANVAQTQSTRGQQLITVVTSPDPSSPSNLQPIQLLVQDPLETAADSSNGSTGTSAHVTAQVVVNTTHSGQHTFVDSDTASTSAGTIVSGSPHYITVTVSGEAEAVGSESVSHPTYVQYVEGDGSTYIPANSQMTYPVYAVGEAGAMYTPASSQYYTPASTPVTYAQVTAQGSNTTTGQLLSQGNGTYLIQQSVVDGDPTTHTLISAAAAAARASPQTENAEAVVSGGGGAYLITGNSGSAAVTVEEAAAAAANMTHATRVSQATVHWLLENYETADGVSLPRSTLYNHYLRHCSENKLDPVNAASFGKLIRSVFLGLRTRRLGTRGNSKYHYYGIRVKPSSPLVMLNEDGTSRQQQTTNSQTKRFKFVNQKPDQAYESNTHSNTNISSNTSPPQYHQYLGEASGAIPEFPEILVGHGSSLPEDCTLEDIDTFRSIYREHCEAFLDAVLNFEFATVESLWREFWRSQDNNNGDECEEEKYLSKTKLYQICKCSEVQDFIRKVDYTFYQNLVEVLMPNVLRPIPSSLTQSIRNFAKGLESWLISAMADCPEEMTQIKLTAVSAFAQTLRRYTSLNHLAQAARAVLQNSSQINQMLADLNRVDFHNVQEQASWVCQCDYGMVQRLEADFKVTLQQQNSLEDWAIWLKSVVTQVLKPFEEKPTFAKAARQFLLKWSFYSSMVIRDLTLRSAASFGSFHLIRLLYDEYMFYLIEHQVAIATGTTPIAVMGDKSQNCPIINNFGATSNGDTSNTSQPKRIKLS
- the LOC124430664 gene encoding DNA-binding protein RFX2 isoform X1, with the protein product MIRWCLKNIKKKKAKEKENASYTPGHDAVSDAVAKATTAADNRHSNHQTTNIQILSECVTPIFSPLWCLHRLCSSVERQKQGGGGDTVGAEGSLASIAMTTTGAQYALTASTGANGSGGSSTTVGVEPKSSVVVVTTSSSSGGANVAQTQSTRGQQLITVVTSPDPSSPSNLQPIQLLVQDPLETAADSSNGSTGTSAHVTAQVVVNTTHSGQHTFVDSDTASTSAGTIVSGSPHYITVTDTSDSPSYASLTTTVVSGEAEAVGSESVSHPTYVQYVEGDGSTYIPANSQMTYPVYAVGEAGAMYTPASSQYYTPASTPVTYAQVTAQGSNTTTGQLLSQGNGTYLIQQSVVDGDPTTHTLISAAAAAARASPQTENAEAVVSGGGGAYLITGNSGSAAVTVEEAAAAAANMTHATRVSQATVHWLLENYETADGVSLPRSTLYNHYLRHCSENKLDPVNAASFGKLIRSVFLGLRTRRLGTRGNSKYHYYGIRVKPSSPLVMLNEDGTSRQQQTTNSQTKRFKFVNQKPDQAYESNTHSNTNISSNTSPPQYHQYLGEASGAIPEFPEILVGHGSSLPEDCTLEDIDTFRSIYREHCEAFLDAVLNFEFATVESLWREFWRSQDNNNGDECEEEKYLSKTKLYQICKCSEVQDFIRKVDYTFYQNLVEVLMPNVLRPIPSSLTQSIRNFAKGLESWLISAMADCPEEMTQIKLTAVSAFAQTLRRYTSLNHLAQAARAVLQNSSQINQMLADLNRVDFHNVQEQASWVCQCDYGMVQRLEADFKVTLQQQNSLEDWAIWLKSVVTQVLKPFEEKPTFAKAARQFLLKWSFYSSMVIRDLTLRSAASFGSFHLIRLLYDEYMFYLIEHQVAIATGTTPIAVMGDKSQNCPIINNFGATSNGDTSNTSQPKRIKLS
- the LOC124430664 gene encoding DNA-binding protein RFX2 isoform X5 — translated: MKTDSSLQKQGGGGDTVGAEGSLASIAMTTTGAQYALTASTGANGSGGSSTTVGVEPKSSVVVVTTSSSSGGANVAQTQSTRGQQLITVVTSPDPSSPSNLQPIQLLVQDPLETAADSSNGSTGTSAHVTAQVVVNTTHSGQHTFVDSDTASTSAGTIVSGSPHYITVTDTSDSPSYASLTTTVVSGEAEAVGSESVSHPTYVQYVEGDGSTYIPANSQMTYPVYAVGEAGAMYTPASSQYYTPASTPVTYAQVTAQGSNTTTGQLLSQGNGTYLIQQSVVDGDPTTHTLISAAAAAARASPQTENAEAVVSGGGGAYLITGNSGSAAVTVEEAAAAAANMTHATRVSQATVHWLLENYETADGVSLPRSTLYNHYLRHCSENKLDPVNAASFGKLIRSVFLGLRTRRLGTRGNSKYHYYGIRVKPSSPLVMLNEDGTSRQQQTTNSQTKRFKFVNQKPDQAYESNTHSNTNISSNTSPPQYHQYLGEASGAIPEFPEILVGHGSSLPEDCTLEDIDTFRSIYREHCEAFLDAVLNFEFATVESLWREFWRSQDNNNGDECEEEKYLSKTKLYQICKCSEVQDFIRKVDYTFYQNLVEVLMPNVLRPIPSSLTQSIRNFAKGLESWLISAMADCPEEMTQIKLTAVSAFAQTLRRYTSLNHLAQAARAVLQNSSQINQMLADLNRVDFHNVQEQASWVCQCDYGMVQRLEADFKVTLQQQNSLEDWAIWLKSVVTQVLKPFEEKPTFAKAARQFLLKWSFYSSMVIRDLTLRSAASFGSFHLIRLLYDEYMFYLIEHQVAIATGTTPIAVMGDKSQNCPIINNFGATSNGDTSNTSQPKRIKLS